The genomic segment CACAATCTTatttgtttctcctcctccagctctgcgattgtggcggcgaggcgctgctgcggagggtCCCCCTTGAGCTTGCCGGCCACAATAAACCactcgccgccgcggcatgTGCACGGAAAGGAGAAGATCAGGTCGTCTGGCACGCTATACGGGTTGCCATTCGAGTACACACCCATCGACACGTACACGCCGTCTGGTGTGCCAAGCATCCAGTCATGCACGTGGTCCACGGCGGCCTTGGCGGCGGACATGGCTGAGGAAAGGCCACGCAAGTGGATGATTTCGGTGCCGCGCCCGCGCACCCCCTTCACGAAGTCATCGTCGAAAGGGGTGTCCCTGATCGCGTCGCGGGCCGGGGTGGTGCCAATCATAGCGCTGTCAACGTCGGGGACCTGGGTGGAGCTATGGTTGCCCCAAATGATCACGTTGCGCACCTGTGACACCGGTACACCGGCCTTGCGAGCCAGCATGGACAAGGCACGGTTGTGGTCAAGGCGAGTCATGGCGGTCACATGACGGGGATTCAACTTCCCCTGAGCTGACTTGAGTAGAATAAGCGCGTTCGTATTAGCCGGATTGCCGACGACTACCACGCGGCAGTCTgacgccgccacggcagcgatggcctCGCCATGCTCCTTGAATATGCGTGCGTTTATCTCGAGGAGGTCCTTGCGCCCCATCCCTGCCTTGCGCGGGAGGGCGCCACACATGATGGCAATGGTGACCTCGTAGAAAGCAACGCGTGGGTCTGCCGTAACAATGACCTTGTCAAGGAGGGGAAAAGCGCAGTCGTCGAGCTCTGCCTCGACTCCGGCAAGTGCCTGGAGAGCGGGCTCAATATCCAGGAGGCGAAGCTCCACATGGGTGCTGGGGCCGAGGAGGATACCACGTGCAATCAGCGGTACCAAGGCGTAGCCAATCTGGCCTGCTGCACTTGTCACGGCCACTTTCACAGCAGCCATTTCGTGGCGTGCTAAGcgggaaggaagggaggaaagaggtgtTGAGGAGGACGGCGTGTGCAGAGAAAAgctgggctgctgctgctgctgctgctttgacTCATCCTCTATCTCTGTGGTCCTCTGTCGAGCGGAGGGCTcctgggaggggggaggggtattGAAAGGGTCGATGGAGAAGTCACTTGGAGAGgctggtgaggaggaggcgagcggGGATCTCTGTTGTGTTTATTGTGGCtgcacgacagcagcggcgagccTTTGCGACTCCACAGAGGCGGCTGCTTTTCCCCCATACCATTTTCTAACACGCATACCCATACGCACCGAGACCAGTTCATGCATCAGCTCcgtcgtcccctcccccttccttctctctgtttgccTGTGTTCTAGTGCAAGCGGCTGCCGGTTGACGTTTGCGCCGTTGCTCGTGCTCCACGGAGAACAGACAGCCATTTAAGGAGAAAAGGAGTCAGTGGCGGACTCGCACACACTCATCTCCACACAGACGCCATTATGGAGAGAGTCAACAGGCGAAGGACTGGCTGAGGCGTTGGGTTGAGGTTCAGCAAGGAGAAGCTTTCCCCCGAAGCTTCCCTCCTTTCGGAAGTCTCGTGCACAGATCgaagcggaggtgcagcgagggaaagaggcgtGGGAGCGGACtcgacgctgccgtgcctCGGAGAGGCTTCTAGTCTACGCCTGGAGGAGCACAAGGCGAAACAAATATCGACAAGGCTGAGCAAAAGGGGGCCCTGCCGCCACTACCGAGAGGGCCACtgacatacacacacacaccacacgcgcacaggcgTAGACTGCCATCGCCGTACGCGAAGAGCAGCCAGGGCTCCAGTCGCATAGAAACGAAGGGCAACAACGTGGTCCATCagtctctctgtgcgttaCTCCACACAAAAGCCACCGAAACGGACGCTGTGCAGTACATCGTTGAGATGGTGGCCGCCGCGGGGCAGCAGCTCTCTCGAAATACGCTCCACCTTGGCGCCAtcggcagagaaaagaaagacgcTTCGTACATCAAAGAAGGCGTGTGTGCATTCAACGTCGGCGTAGTAGGTCACCTGGGTGCCGATTTTAAGCTCCGCGGTGCACTGCTCTACCCAGCTCTTCACCTGCGACACACCTTTGACTGGGGTGGGTggcgaagcggcggcgggagAAATTTGTTTGGAGGAGGGATGCTCGACACGAAGAAGCAGCACGGACTCCTGAAACTCACTAAGTTCGTTGATGATATCTTCCACgcctcgcagctgctgtgctggtCGACGCGGACCATCCCCGGCGACGTGGAGCAACATGATACAGTGAGCATCCAGTGCTCCATACAGCAGGTCTATGTCGGTGGACACCGATAGCGACTCTGCGAGCTGGCGTGCAACAACAGTGTCTACAGTATCAAGAAATGTAcggcgcagtgctgcgctCACCTTCGCTACGGCCTGTGTGTGATTGTCCTGCCAGCTACGCGGCTCTGTTTCCTCTTtgtctgcctctcttgcGTTCAGGAAAATGGGTTGCAGAGCGTGCAGAGACATGAGTtccttgagcagcagcgtctgccgGTCTCGGCGAGGCacccgcggcgccgcctcgagCCACTCAAACAGTACCTGGTCAATTGTCTGGGCCATGCCTGGGTGCTTAGGCCGGACTTGTGGGGAGGTGTGCCcgatggctgctgctgtcctccGTGTAAACAATCCCCTTTGCGAGTGTTTTGCTCTTGATGCAGAGACAGGGCTTCACTGGGACCACCCCTCGAACGTTCGTCACGGACAGCGTGAACACGGTGCGTGTGAATGAGAGAAGTACCAGACAAAGCAACGAGTAAAGAGGGATGTGGTGATGGGTGCGGTCATCAGCAAAGGTGGGAGATGACGAGGATGGATTCATACAGGTGGTCGggtggcagtgcagcagccctACCTACCTACTTCTTGCGGGCGATGCGCCGCGAAACAGAGACCCGCATTCCAGCGCCCGCACTCGGCCAGTGAGGCTCGTATGAGACAGGCTCGCCTGTGCTCTTGTTGCTACGacgacgcgccgctgcaaccCTCTCATCGCAGGTAACCGTTTCGCAGAGTTGCTCGTTTCCTTGGTCATCTTGAAGGGTGTACGCTGGTTAGTAGAGAGGAGGTGTACATCCACGACATTCTATGCTACATACGTGCAAAGAGGGACAGagcgaggcgcagcagtACGACGTGTTGGCCAGCATACATCACCAGCACCATGCAAAGACAAAACAAGGGGGTAAGCGCAGGCACTCACAACAGCGCAGgggacgcacgcacgctgcggcaccggcggcgtcCAGCAACATCAACGCTGAAGACGACAACAGtggcaccacagcacacgCCTACATCTCCTGCCCATGAAGAAGAAACGGCGCATCAGGGCCTGTCCATGCAACGAGTAAAAAAAGGCACGGAaagggcggggggggggtgcggtgATACAACACATCTCACATACATCTGAGGGGGAGCAAAGCGCAAGGAGGTAAACAAGAAGTTacagggagaagaagaaccaTCGGGAGAAATGGTAGTGATGGTCGCGGTGCCTTCGTatgtgtgggcgtgtatgCCTGGCTTTCTCCACCACGTCAGCATGAATGCCCATAGCCGAAGTGCTCGCTAACCCTGGAAGCAGAGAAGCATAAGAGATAAGCACAGCCCCAATGCCACCAACGCACCATATAAGACGCACTGAGATACCAACGAACACACCGACAAGGAGAAGTagcacagcagtggcacaAGCCTGCGAAGCACGTTGATGCAATTccacgcatacacgcagagagagagagaaagagacaagCGCACGACACATGCATTCCTCCTTTATCTCTAGCGTGCATCCTGCTTCGCATCCTTTTCCTTCGTATTCTACTCTATTGATTtagcgcgcacgcgcaggcgGAGCCCTTCAGCAGCCAGTAGTTGGAGCCATCCGCCGACGGCACCTCGATGGAGAGGACGTAGTTGGAGCTGGCACCCAAAGACGAGATGACACCTGCGCGTATCGTCGTGCGGTACAGGGGAACGGCGTGAAAGTCGGCCGGCTTCACGTGCGAGGGCTCCGGCAGGAAGTGCACaggcggcagcacagcgTAGGGCTCTCCCGGAAAGGAATCGGCCATTACTCGCCTTTCGGAGTCCCAACGCCACGCGTCCGTGTGAATGCCGTACACATAGCACCCGCGCACCGGCCCTGACGTGATCGCTTCTGGTTCCATGCCCAGAACTTCATAACCGAAGCCAAGCTTGTCCACTGACACTCCCTCCGCACGCGCAAAGGCCTGATACACGCCTGTCATGAAGGCGCTCGGATTGAAGAAGCTGCCGATCCAGAAGGCTGCTGGCTCTCCCTTCTGCAACCACGACCGGATAAACTGCACACGGGCGAGCAGGTCACGGTACCACGCCCCAAGCGGCTTTAGCGAGGCGTACGACACCGCCGTCCAGAGCGTTGGCACCTGATCCGCAAGGAAGGAGCTGTACATGGCGTCGAGGTCGGCAGAGAGGACTGTCAGTCCGAGCAGCGCTTTTTGCATGTCAGAAAGTGTCTGGCGCATTTTGTCCAGTAGCTTGTTGTACTTGACCAGCTCGTGCGCCAACACCGTCGACATGGAGTTCGGCAGTCCGTTCGCGAGCGTCGTGAAGGTACGGGGTCCGGCCTCCTCCCGCGTCAGTGGCGCTGGCAACGTCGCCTCGAGCTCTTGGCACTTGCGGCGCACCTCTCCTTCCGGCGTTGCGCCGGAGCTGCCCGCGGACCCGACCAGGCGCGGCTGGATGGACACGATCTTCGTCAGTAGGTACTCGCTCGTCTGCAGTTGGTAACGCAGGTTGGCGTTGTCGTGCATGCCAAAGACGGCAGGCTCATCGACGAGGGGCATGGCTTGGATGTGTTCCTGCGCCTCGGCCAGCGTGCCGCTCGAGGGGACAGCGTACTGCCCTTCTTTGCAGAAACAGTGGCCCTCCTCGAGGATGCGGGGGCAGAGGTAGTTGCGCAGAATTGTGAGCAGTGTGCCGCGGTCCTGCGGGTCAGTGACACGGCCGCCGTAGTTGATCTGCCCAATGATGTACTCAAGCGACTCCCATGGAATTGTCTCCTGCTCCTCAAAGaacagccgcagccactCCTTCGACACGTGAAAGTCGGTGTCATTCCACTCGTACTTGACATTCCACCCGAGAGGGCCGAACTTGCGCCGCTCGAGAACGACGGAGTGGAAGAAGCACAGACCGTAGAGCAGCTTCTTGAAGGCGCGCCCCTTTAATCCCTTGCCGCTGATGGCCTCGTCGTCAAAGGCCTCGTACTCCTGTGGGGTCAGCTCGCTAAAGCAGCGCAACATGTTTGCCCGCAGCCCGGTCGGCGGCTCGTTTGTCAGCTTGACGCTCGACTGCAGCACAAATACCGGGAAAAAGTCGGTGGGCATCGACGTAAGCCAAAGGCGAAAGTCGTTGTGCGTCTCGGACGCCCCGGCAGCCCCGGGCTGCAGATTTGCAACGATCGCCGAGAGGTCTGGCATGAATGTTTGCGAGAGGTGGCaattctgcagcagcgcccacGAGCCGGACTTGCGGCACGTGGCGATGAGGCGCTTCGCATTCTCGCTCTGACCTTGACCCAGGCTGACGTactgcacctcctgctcctcaGCCTTGGCGAGGGACTGTAGGGCTTCCATCGGGTCCGCGCCTTGAG from the Leishmania panamensis strain MHOM/PA/94/PSC-1 chromosome 28 sequence genome contains:
- a CDS encoding hypothetical protein (TriTrypDB/GeneDB-style sysID: LpmP.28.3020) — protein: MAQTIDQVLFEWLEAAPRVPRRDRQTLLLKELMSLHALQPIFLNAREADKEETEPRSWQDNHTQAVAKVSAALRRTFLDTVDTVVARQLAESLSVSTDIDLLYGALDAHCIMLLHVAGDGPRRPAQQLRGVEDIINELSEFQESVLLLRVEHPSSKQISPAAASPPTPVKGVSQVKSWVEQCTAELKIGTQVTYYADVECTHAFFDVRSVFLFSADGAKVERISRELLPRGGHHLNDVLHSVRFGGFCVE
- the CMDH gene encoding cytosolic malate dehydrogenase (TriTrypDB/GeneDB-style sysID: LpmP.28.3010), whose amino-acid sequence is MAAVKVAVTSAAGQIGYALVPLIARGILLGPSTHVELRLLDIEPALQALAGVEAELDDCAFPLLDKVIVTADPRVAFYEVTIAIMCGALPRKAGMGRKDLLEINARIFKEHGEAIAAVAASDCRVVVVGNPANTNALILLKSAQGKLNPRHVTAMTRLDHNRALSMLARKAGVPVSQVRNVIIWGNHSSTQVPDVDSAMIGTTPARDAIRDTPFDDDFVKGVRGRGTEIIHLRGLSSAMSAAKAAVDHVHDWMLGTPDGVYVSMGVYSNGNPYSVPDDLIFSFPCTCRGGEWFIVAGKLKGDPPQQRLAATIAELEEEKQIRL